A genomic region of Lysinibacillus sp. 2017 contains the following coding sequences:
- a CDS encoding DUF445 domain-containing protein encodes MSEFISLLLLLGVVGAVVGAATNYMAIKMLFRPYKPIYFYKWRLPLTPGLIPKRRGDLAIQLGKTVSEYLLTPDTIKKKFLSPEVRASVLTFAQQKITQEVFTNDKTINDWLHLAGFEELPQTIENKVDEVIASQFASVKNTLSTKAIRELLPQDLVPVLDRKIEDAVVQILQKGEDYFLSPEGTMTIKNMLDDFLSSKGSFGGMIQMFLGDSNSLVDKVQRELVKFLQAPGTAGLLNRIFSSEWEKIKNRPAMDFMNDVNFDTIESSVQAYAKRELALETRLDKTINDYWPQGNMWTTNELIPKVVDKLFIAAEGKIEDVLKRLNLADVVREQVDSFPIAKLEELVLGIISKELKLITWLGGIIGGLVGIIQAIIVLMTN; translated from the coding sequence ATGAGCGAATTTATTTCGTTATTATTATTGCTAGGCGTTGTCGGAGCAGTTGTTGGAGCTGCGACGAACTATATGGCGATTAAAATGTTATTTAGACCGTACAAGCCAATATATTTTTATAAATGGCGCTTGCCACTAACACCAGGACTCATCCCAAAACGTCGTGGGGATTTAGCGATTCAGCTTGGCAAAACGGTATCGGAATATTTATTAACTCCAGATACGATTAAAAAGAAATTTTTATCACCAGAAGTGCGCGCAAGTGTTTTAACATTTGCACAACAAAAAATCACGCAGGAAGTATTTACGAATGACAAAACAATCAATGATTGGCTTCATTTAGCAGGATTTGAGGAACTGCCACAAACAATTGAAAACAAAGTGGATGAAGTGATAGCAAGTCAATTTGCTTCGGTGAAAAACACACTGTCAACAAAAGCAATTCGCGAGTTATTACCTCAAGATTTAGTGCCAGTATTAGATCGGAAAATTGAAGATGCAGTCGTTCAAATTTTACAAAAAGGTGAAGATTACTTTTTATCACCTGAAGGTACAATGACAATTAAAAATATGCTAGATGATTTTTTATCGTCAAAAGGTTCATTTGGCGGCATGATTCAAATGTTTTTAGGAGATTCCAATTCACTCGTTGACAAAGTGCAACGTGAGTTAGTGAAGTTTTTACAAGCTCCAGGTACAGCAGGTCTTTTAAATCGTATTTTTAGCTCAGAATGGGAAAAAATTAAAAATCGTCCTGCAATGGACTTTATGAATGACGTGAATTTTGATACGATTGAAAGCAGTGTCCAAGCTTACGCAAAACGTGAATTGGCGTTGGAAACACGCTTAGATAAAACCATAAATGATTATTGGCCACAAGGAAATATGTGGACAACTAATGAGTTAATACCAAAAGTAGTCGATAAATTATTTATTGCAGCTGAAGGTAAAATTGAAGATGTATTAAAACGATTAAATTTAGCTGATGTTGTTCGTGAGCAAGTGGATTCATTCCCTATTGCCAAGCTAGAAGAATTAGTTTTAGGAATCATTAGTAAAGAACTCAAGTTAATCACTTGGCTAGGTGGGATTATTGGGGGTCTTGTTGGGATCATCCAAGCGATTATTGTCTT
- a CDS encoding YheE family protein, whose translation MIQHFSYKSLFDNSQIPGWSVSFFYQNQRYAAEYYKDGRIQFIGAAPNEESRSNVEKMIHELMLFHVYE comes from the coding sequence ATGATTCAACATTTCAGCTACAAATCTCTATTTGACAACAGCCAAATTCCAGGCTGGTCAGTTAGTTTCTTCTATCAAAATCAGCGTTACGCTGCAGAGTATTATAAAGATGGACGTATTCAATTTATCGGTGCAGCTCCAAATGAAGAAAGTCGTTCAAACGTAGAAAAAATGATTCACGAATTAATGCTGTTCCATGTTTATGAATAG
- a CDS encoding hemolysin family protein, whose translation MVAFAALIAATAFFVATEFAIVKVRTTKIDQLVAEGNKKAIRARKVLTNLDEYLSACQLGITITSLGLGWLGEPTFEIILHPLFELIGLSGSVTSVLSFILAFSFVTFVHVVVGELVPKTLAIHKAEEITLNLSGAIITFHNVMYIFIRVLNSSARLIAGLFGFKSISETEAAHSEEELRIILSDSYKGGEINSSEYEYVNSIFEFSERIAKEIMVPRTEITSIEKDQTLREVFEVMGIEQYTRYPVTDGDKDHVIGLVNMKHLLTAYIKDPANGENKVEEYMQPVIRVIETIQISELLLKIQSERIHMAILMDEYGGTSGLVTIEDIIEEIVGDIQDEFDDDEVPEVQEISEDHYIFDSKMLLQEINDILGTDIEDEDIDTIGGWFMTQHFDVEEGDTIEEQGYQFKVTELDGHHILYLEVTKLPESELQEEPQD comes from the coding sequence CTGGTAGCATTTGCTGCCCTAATTGCCGCCACGGCATTTTTCGTTGCAACCGAGTTTGCAATAGTTAAAGTAAGAACAACAAAGATCGATCAGCTTGTAGCTGAAGGTAACAAAAAGGCCATTCGTGCTAGAAAAGTTTTAACGAATCTCGATGAGTATTTATCTGCTTGTCAGCTTGGGATTACGATTACTTCTCTTGGACTTGGTTGGCTTGGAGAACCGACATTCGAAATTATTCTCCATCCACTTTTCGAACTTATCGGATTAAGTGGTAGTGTTACATCAGTTCTTTCATTTATTCTTGCATTCTCATTCGTAACATTTGTACACGTTGTCGTAGGGGAATTAGTACCGAAAACTCTTGCTATTCATAAAGCGGAAGAAATCACTTTAAACTTATCTGGAGCTATCATTACATTCCATAACGTAATGTATATTTTCATCCGTGTATTAAATAGCTCTGCACGTCTCATAGCTGGCCTATTTGGCTTTAAATCGATTTCTGAGACAGAAGCAGCACACTCTGAAGAAGAGCTTCGCATTATTTTATCAGACAGTTACAAAGGTGGAGAAATCAACTCATCTGAATACGAATACGTAAACAGCATCTTTGAATTTTCTGAGCGTATTGCGAAGGAGATTATGGTACCTCGAACTGAAATTACTAGTATTGAAAAAGATCAAACGCTTCGCGAAGTTTTTGAAGTTATGGGAATTGAGCAATATACTCGTTATCCTGTAACAGATGGAGATAAAGACCATGTTATCGGTCTTGTTAACATGAAGCATTTGTTAACTGCTTATATTAAAGATCCTGCAAATGGAGAGAACAAAGTAGAGGAATATATGCAGCCCGTTATTCGCGTAATTGAAACAATTCAAATTAGTGAATTATTATTAAAAATCCAAAGTGAACGCATTCATATGGCGATCTTAATGGATGAATACGGCGGTACGTCTGGTTTAGTAACAATTGAAGACATTATCGAAGAAATCGTAGGGGATATCCAAGATGAATTTGATGATGATGAAGTTCCTGAAGTTCAAGAAATTTCAGAAGACCACTACATTTTCGATTCTAAAATGTTATTACAAGAAATTAATGATATTTTAGGGACTGACATTGAAGATGAAGATATCGATACAATCGGTGGTTGGTTCATGACGCAACACTTTGATGTTGAAGAGGGCGATACCATTGAAGAACAAGGCTATCAATTTAAAGTTACAGAATTAGATGGTCACCACATTTTATATCTAGAAGTGACAAAACTTCCAGAGTCAGAATTACAAGAAGAACCGCAAGATTAA
- a CDS encoding response regulator transcription factor, protein MIRVLIADDHHVVRRGLLFFLKTQKDIEVVGEAKNGLEAVALVEKLLPDIVLMDLVMPEMDGIQATKKIKKKWPEIQVLMLTSFSDKDHVLPAIEAGASGYQLKDIEPDDLVESIRQIMRGEHTIHPEATSQLEEGLREEGNKPHIINPLTPREQDVLAELTKGKSNREIASSLYVTEKTVKTHISNIFTKLHVQDRTQAALYAVKHNLTEGSGK, encoded by the coding sequence ATGATTCGTGTATTAATTGCAGATGATCATCATGTGGTACGTCGAGGTTTATTGTTCTTTTTAAAAACGCAGAAAGATATCGAAGTTGTTGGTGAGGCTAAAAATGGATTAGAAGCGGTGGCACTTGTTGAAAAGCTTTTACCAGACATTGTATTGATGGATTTAGTCATGCCTGAAATGGACGGTATTCAGGCAACGAAAAAAATTAAAAAGAAGTGGCCAGAAATTCAAGTTCTAATGCTAACAAGCTTTTCAGATAAAGACCATGTATTACCAGCGATAGAAGCAGGCGCATCAGGTTATCAATTAAAAGACATTGAGCCAGATGATTTAGTAGAATCGATTCGCCAAATCATGCGTGGTGAACATACGATTCATCCAGAGGCAACATCACAGTTAGAAGAAGGATTAAGGGAAGAAGGAAATAAACCACATATCATCAATCCGTTAACGCCTCGCGAGCAAGATGTATTAGCAGAGCTGACAAAAGGAAAGAGCAACCGTGAAATTGCGTCATCTTTATATGTAACAGAGAAGACGGTCAAAACTCACATTTCAAATATTTTCACAAAGCTTCATGTGCAAGATCGAACGCAAGCCGCTCTATATGCAGTAAAGCATAATTTGACAGAAGGTAGTGGGAAATAA
- a CDS encoding GAF domain-containing sensor histidine kinase has protein sequence MTKDHSNIAILKEIAELLNEETEMIPMLNGALSKFLSGTKFETGWVFFIDEKGKSELVVKQNLPDALSHNDCQHLKRGGCWCVSRFRNDELTKASNIIECQRIESAIEANVGDNNEITHHATVPLQSGQERFGLLNVASRNRIRFTDEELDLLESVAFQMGSAIKRIYLTNEQQEIALVQERNRLARDLHDSVNQLLFSVTLTARAGIEMSEQEEIKETFKEIQQLTQGALTEMRALIWQLRPRGLESGLIEAIKVYAEMLNLKLTVNVSGVIQFPSRVEETLFRITQEALNNVRKHSGVSTAKIYINVTATDILLVIKDAGRGFNMEAHNDIPSMGIQSIKDRAHAVGGAADWVSEIGKGTELLIRLPY, from the coding sequence ATGACAAAAGACCATTCGAATATCGCAATTTTAAAAGAAATTGCCGAATTATTAAATGAAGAAACCGAAATGATTCCAATGTTAAATGGCGCATTATCCAAATTTTTAAGCGGAACTAAATTCGAGACGGGCTGGGTTTTCTTTATCGATGAAAAAGGGAAATCGGAGCTTGTCGTCAAACAAAACTTACCTGATGCACTTAGTCACAATGATTGCCAGCATTTAAAGCGAGGGGGCTGTTGGTGTGTATCGCGCTTCCGCAATGATGAATTAACGAAAGCATCCAATATTATTGAATGTCAGCGTATAGAAAGTGCGATAGAAGCAAATGTAGGTGACAATAATGAAATTACCCATCATGCAACTGTGCCGTTACAATCAGGGCAAGAGCGCTTTGGTTTACTAAACGTGGCATCAAGAAATAGGATTCGCTTTACTGACGAAGAATTGGATTTATTAGAATCGGTTGCCTTTCAAATGGGATCTGCAATAAAGCGTATTTACCTGACGAATGAACAGCAGGAAATCGCGCTTGTACAAGAGAGAAACCGTTTAGCACGTGACCTTCATGATTCTGTAAATCAGCTATTATTCTCCGTTACACTCACAGCACGAGCAGGAATTGAGATGAGTGAACAAGAAGAAATTAAAGAAACCTTCAAAGAGATTCAACAGTTAACGCAAGGAGCATTAACCGAAATGCGTGCACTAATTTGGCAGCTTCGACCAAGAGGATTGGAAAGCGGCCTCATTGAAGCGATTAAAGTATATGCAGAAATGTTGAATTTAAAATTAACAGTGAATGTGTCAGGCGTTATTCAATTTCCTTCGCGCGTGGAGGAAACACTGTTTCGAATCACCCAAGAAGCGCTTAATAATGTGCGCAAACATTCAGGTGTATCGACTGCAAAAATCTATATTAATGTGACAGCTACTGATATTTTGCTTGTCATCAAAGATGCAGGGCGCGGGTTTAACATGGAAGCACATAATGATATACCATCAATGGGGATCCAATCAATTAAGGATCGTGCACACGCAGTTGGTGGAGCGGCAGATTGGGTAAGTGAAATAGGAAAAGGAACCGAGTTATTAATTCGTTTACCGTATTAG
- a CDS encoding carbon-nitrogen hydrolase family protein yields MSDALDISKFEKPMILRNMTTEDIEAILEIQRLSFPGMEPWELAHLYSHLSIFPEGQIVAELDGEVIGSCSSLRINFDEYDDRHTWNDITANGFITNHDPNGYNLYGIEVMVHPQYRRMKVGQRLYDARKDLARSLNLKSIIIGGRIPNFHVHSTEMSPREYVDAVSRHKIYDPVLTFQMMNGFILMRINPNYLPDDVASGKYATLMEWNNVDYKPHSKRHFKTSYPVRICVVQYMMRAIESFEDFAKQCEYFVDVGSDAASDFVVFPEIFTTQLMSFLNEKSPSQAVRKLTEFTPKYIELFTNLAVRYNVNIIGGSHFVEEEDEEIYNIAYLFRRDGTIEKQYKVHITPNERKWWGISSGDKVEVFDTDCGKIAIQICYDIEFPELARIATDMGANIIFTPFCTEDRQGYLRVRYCAQARAVENQIYTVISGTVGNLPETENMDIQYAQSGIFAPNDFEFARDGIVGETSPNVEMVLIGDVDLEILRRQRQDGTVKHLKDRRHDVYRVDYLK; encoded by the coding sequence ATGAGTGATGCATTAGATATTTCAAAATTTGAAAAACCAATGATTCTTCGAAATATGACGACAGAAGATATCGAAGCAATTTTAGAAATCCAACGACTTTCATTTCCAGGAATGGAACCTTGGGAACTAGCGCATTTATATAGTCATTTATCCATTTTTCCGGAGGGGCAAATTGTTGCTGAGCTAGACGGGGAAGTGATTGGTTCTTGTTCAAGCCTACGTATTAACTTCGATGAATACGATGATCGGCACACGTGGAATGACATTACAGCAAATGGTTTTATTACAAATCATGATCCGAATGGCTATAACTTGTACGGTATTGAAGTGATGGTACACCCACAATATCGTCGTATGAAGGTCGGACAACGTTTATATGATGCGCGAAAGGATTTGGCTCGTTCACTTAATTTGAAATCGATTATTATCGGGGGGCGGATTCCAAATTTTCATGTACATTCTACTGAGATGAGTCCGCGTGAGTACGTCGATGCAGTGAGCCGTCATAAAATTTATGATCCTGTGTTAACGTTCCAAATGATGAACGGTTTTATATTAATGCGTATTAATCCAAACTATTTACCAGATGATGTAGCATCAGGAAAGTATGCGACACTGATGGAATGGAACAATGTCGATTACAAACCGCATTCAAAACGTCATTTTAAAACGAGTTATCCGGTGCGTATTTGCGTTGTGCAATATATGATGCGTGCGATTGAGTCGTTTGAGGATTTCGCAAAGCAATGTGAGTATTTTGTCGATGTAGGCTCAGATGCCGCTTCAGATTTTGTCGTGTTTCCTGAGATTTTCACGACACAACTAATGAGCTTTTTAAATGAAAAGTCACCTTCACAAGCAGTTCGGAAATTGACGGAATTTACACCAAAATACATTGAGCTGTTCACAAATTTAGCGGTGCGTTATAACGTCAATATTATTGGTGGCTCACACTTTGTCGAGGAAGAGGACGAAGAAATTTATAACATTGCTTATTTATTTAGACGAGACGGAACAATTGAAAAGCAATATAAGGTGCATATTACACCAAACGAACGAAAATGGTGGGGTATAAGTAGTGGCGATAAAGTCGAGGTGTTTGATACGGACTGTGGTAAGATTGCGATTCAAATCTGCTACGATATTGAGTTTCCAGAGCTTGCGCGTATCGCAACAGATATGGGGGCAAATATTATTTTTACACCGTTTTGTACAGAAGATAGACAAGGCTACCTGCGTGTCCGATATTGCGCTCAAGCACGAGCAGTTGAAAATCAAATTTATACAGTTATTTCAGGGACAGTCGGTAATTTGCCTGAAACCGAAAACATGGATATTCAGTACGCACAATCGGGTATATTCGCACCAAATGACTTTGAATTTGCACGCGACGGGATTGTTGGTGAAACGAGTCCAAACGTAGAAATGGTTTTAATCGGAGACGTAGATTTAGAAATCCTGCGCCGTCAACGACAAGATGGAACGGTCAAACATTTAAAAGATCGTCGTCATGATGTGTATCGTGTGGATTATTTAAAATAA
- a CDS encoding disulfide oxidoreductase, producing the protein MSKKLENALLMTWVVSLMATFGSLYFSEIRGYEPCTLCWYQRILMYPIVIMTTVSYIQKNAKIALTTAVFSIIGALTSLYHYGLQKLTFLQDSAPACGRVPCTGEYINWFGFITIPFLALIAFILIAIISIYMLKVLKEEK; encoded by the coding sequence ATGTCAAAAAAGCTTGAAAATGCCTTACTTATGACTTGGGTCGTTTCTTTAATGGCAACGTTCGGATCACTTTATTTTTCTGAAATACGTGGTTATGAACCGTGTACGCTTTGTTGGTACCAACGTATATTGATGTACCCAATCGTCATTATGACAACTGTTTCTTACATACAAAAAAATGCGAAGATTGCTTTAACAACTGCTGTATTCTCTATTATTGGCGCTTTAACGTCTTTATATCACTACGGCTTACAAAAACTCACTTTCCTACAAGATTCTGCACCAGCATGTGGACGCGTTCCGTGTACTGGAGAATATATTAACTGGTTTGGATTTATCACCATTCCATTTTTAGCACTTATTGCTTTTATATTAATTGCAATCATTAGTATTTATATGCTTAAGGTTTTAAAGGAGGAAAAGTAA
- a CDS encoding co-chaperone YbbN, whose product MKKLAIVGVIIVVLFAAIILLTNMSNKNKLEGNPYGTESLKQSTIDLLDDENYQNIILPDALAEEIASGEGVVGYFFSPECSHCKAYTPKLMPIADDLNIQIDQLNVLEFEDAWNTYGIEATPTMIYFKDGKEVNRLVGDASEEATRQFFNDVVLK is encoded by the coding sequence TTGAAAAAGCTAGCTATCGTTGGTGTTATTATTGTTGTATTATTTGCAGCGATTATCTTACTAACAAATATGTCCAATAAAAACAAATTAGAAGGTAACCCCTATGGTACCGAAAGTTTAAAACAATCCACTATTGATTTATTAGATGATGAAAATTATCAAAATATTATTCTACCAGATGCGTTAGCAGAAGAAATCGCGTCAGGTGAAGGCGTTGTCGGCTATTTCTTCAGTCCAGAATGTTCACACTGCAAAGCCTACACACCAAAATTAATGCCAATCGCGGATGACTTAAATATTCAGATTGACCAATTAAATGTTTTAGAATTTGAAGATGCGTGGAATACTTATGGTATCGAAGCGACACCAACAATGATTTACTTTAAAGATGGTAAAGAAGTAAATCGATTAGTAGGCGATGCATCAGAAGAAGCAACTCGTCAATTCTTTAACGATGTTGTGTTAAAATAA